The Candida orthopsilosis Co 90-125, chromosome 3 draft sequence sequence AAAAAACTCCTTTTTTGGCTCCTTCtccctcttcttcattgacTGGTCGTTTATCATCAtataatttcaaattgccTGAATTGGTATATCTCAATTCTTTACCAATAATCAACCCTTCAATCAACTCCAACTCTTTATTGTTTCTAGCCAcaaccaaaattggataatgTTCATTGTGACTCAATCGACTTTTTTCCAATACTGAATCaattaatttgttgaaaaattgcaattttccCGACATCAAAGCTTGTGAGCTAGTGGGTTGCAGTAGTAAGAGACGTTTGGGCATGAAATGATTAACTAACAATGATGGGTGGTTGTTGATAGTCAACAAGTTATCAAAACACATGAAAATTAGTTGTACATTCTTCACTCTACTATTGACACCTGAGTCGTTATCACCAGAAGCTGCAACCTGTGTTGACATTGACGAAACTTCAAGTAAACTGTCAATACTGGTCTTTTTCCGTCTTAGTTTAACTTCATTAATTAATGTCTCACTAATTAAATGTAACAAGATTTGTATAAGAACAATTTGGGTTTCGGTTAATGATGTAGGAATATAATATATTCCTGAGGTATCTGCATTGCGTTTCGAAGAAGCTACATCCCAAGCATTGTTATTGACGACgtttaaattttgttgtggCACTATTCCTCTATCTAAAGCTGCGGCTGTTGCTGTCGCTGCCGCTTCTCCTTCTTCGTAGATTGAAGGTTGATCTATTTCACCACCGTATATCGAAGATGGTGGATCCACCGAAAGCATatccatcaaattcatcctGGATGTTTTCTTTAGGTTATCGTATGGAAAAGTGATGTTCCTTTGTTTAGTTTCTTAGTTCCTGCTTTAAAGATCTCTTGACAGTTTTTTTCTCTAGTACGCTTCTACGATtcttttgaagtttttcCGAACCAAGATTTTTAACGCAACCTTTTAGGCGCGGCATCACTTCTTCCAAAGCtctattcaattgtaatcTAATTCATATATTCTATAAGTTCTATTAATATTCCCATATAACCCTTACACCTTATCTCTCCTAGCTCTCTCCCTACTTCCACCTTCtcgaattcaaattcacaTTCACTCCAATTCCACCAAGACTATCCCAAACAATAGACTCAACTTTTTTGGGTAATTTACGTCCATATAGACACTGATCAACAAGCCACATACCAACAAGAAACTCATTCTTGTTTAATGATCCATCACGACGgaaatcaaccaaattccaaatttgttCCAAAATATCACTAGGTAACCTACTTCGATTCCATATTCTTTTCACAACTGCACTaagaatcaattggtttgGGTCAGCATTTTCCAAACTGTGTAATTTATTTGCTGCTTCTTCGGCTTTGGATAGTGGAGCTTCATCTTCAAGCGAACCCTTTTTGGAATCATTTTTATCACTCCCGTCATCTTTTGCATCTGGTTGAATAACGTTAGTTGATATCAAAGCTGCCTTCATTGAATCATCATGTTCAGCAGTTGGTTTTTCTCCATCAACTCTGTCATAATCAACACCGGTCAACCTTGTCACGACTAGATTCATGTACAACCCCTTATTACTCACCCAAACACCTTCATATCTTTTTCGTTCATGCTCAGTTGGAAAATTCAACTCATCATGTGTCTTCCATGGCtttaattcatcaaatttagTTTTCCGATCTTTACGCTTGTTTGTCTTTCTCATTGTGGCTTTGAATTTTACTGGTTGCAGACTTCCTTTGGATGTGTTGGCATGTCCTTGAActtgtatttgttgttgtggaaGTGGCGCAGCTGCTGTGAGCTGACTGGACGATTCCAGcaactcatcatcagagTTGGCACCAGAATCATATCGGTGGTACTTGTCACCCTCTTTCAACCTATGGCGTCTCATACCAAAtaaatgttgatgatgcttCCTTACATCGGGAAATTGAGGAAATTTTGTATCCTTTACTTTAATTTCCCGTGGGGGGTCCGATTCCTCATTATCAGTGAAGGACGCCATATCATCTGGCGGAATCATCACTTCCCCACTAGAAAAAGTATCCATTGACACGCCattcaattgcatttgcttcctcaattcatcaccagAAAGTCCATCACTCAGATTAAAGTGCATGTCATCATTGTTATCAGTATCAGAAGTAGTATGTCGAGCTATTGTATCCAGCTCTTCATCGGATGGAGGGGGTGGTTTTCTCCGTGCACCTTTATTCGTCAGCGGCAGGTGAAAAGTGTCTGCCACAGACAAAGCATCAGATTCAGGTGCTGGCACAGGCACTCTTATAGCCGCATCATTTGTTTCACTTTGTCCTTTGCTCACTTCTGCATCATGATCAGTCACGTCTATCCTCACTCCGTGTGCATTGTTTGGTGTCAGTTGGCGTTTCAAGTTCATTCTTGGATCCACATCAGTCATACATGTCTCAAATGATGATTGAGAGTCATTTACACCACGAGTATTACCCAATTCTGCATCTGAATGTGATTTCAGCCATTCATACTGCTTTAAACTGAGATTGGCCAAATTATGCGACGTTTCCTTCATATTATCATCGATTCGTTCTCGAACTCCATCAAGTATGGTTTGACCTCTTGCATCCATCATCTTGGGAATATTCTGCGCCTGTGATTTTCTATTAAGCGATTCCTTAAGGGTCTTCAACATCTCCTGTGGTGAATAATCGAGTGACAATCGCTTAGAATTGGCATCGTTGTTGATAGCTTTGGAGTCTATCGAACTTCTTACACTACTAATCATATCTCTTGGTGATTGTGGCAGTAACATAGGCAGATAGTGAGGCAGCTTAGCTGAATGTCTTCGTGAGACTTGGCGTGGTGTTTGCGTAAAGTAGTCTGGCATATGGTGACCACTACTAGCTCTATCTTTATTGTCCAATGCAAAATCGTGACTCTGTGGTCTTTGAATGGGAGAGTACGCAGGTTGAAGTGACGCTTGTGATGATGCATCTGTGGAGGTATTTTCTGGCTTCTTTGTGGTGATGTTTTTCTGTGTGGTGTTTCTCTTCGGCTGTGGCTGTTGCATATGTGTTTGAGATTTATTCTGGCTTTGAGAACCACTCAATCGTGAAGTCGTTGTAGCTGCGTTTCCAACatcctttttctttcctgCATTAAACGCCGCTAAGGCAGCTATGTTAGCCGCGTTGTTGGCGTTACTCATTGACGAATAAATACAAAGAATGGCAGATGTTGTGTTGATCTTTTTTTCGAAATCTCCCGCTCTAAAAATCATGGCGAATTAACGTTACACAAAGCTGTACGCTATACACTTTCACTCTATTTACTCTTTCCCTTAGATGAATTCACATATCTACCTTTTCCAACACGCACACCACTGGGTCTAATGGTATTTACGGTACCAAAAGGGCTGACATAGTTGTCTGCACTTCCTCCACCGATCCAATCCTGTAACATTTTCTCATTCTGTCTTCTTTCCCACtcatcatttttcaatgcttGTTGATACTCCTTTTGATCTTCTCTTAATATTAATGGGTTTTGTTGAGATTTGTGTCGGTTTTCTTTATTGTGTTGATAACCACCTTTACCTTGTAATCGTTGTTGGTTCTTACTCAATGGAGATGGAAGTGAATAACGCTCACCACGTTTGATCCATTGAAAGTTAGCCTTCAAGTGAGGGGTGATTTTACCTGTCTTGTTATCGACTGATACAGCACATCTTAACAAAGTATCGCCACCACATTTTGGACAGAAATGTTTTGGTTTGCCGTCTTTATTAATTGGTGTAAGTCTGAAGCATGCATGGCATCGGTACATATAATTACGTactcttttgatttgtttacCTGACATGGTATTCAATAAGTTGATTCCTAGTTGTATGGATACATTTTGACACGCAAAATCACCTGTAGCTAAGGCAACATTGATtaatttgttttcaattggtgtGTCCTGAATTTGTTCATTTTGGTCTTTAATGAACTCATCTCGTAAATTGTCTGGAGTTATCCAgtcaccatcatcatctgagTCATTGTATTCTTCGTTTATCTCTTGAAAAGCCTCATAGTTGTTAGTATCTTTTTGAGTTTCAGATTCGGAAGTTTCTAGAAGAAGATTCCCTGATTCGTCTTTATCTTCCTTTGAAGTAGCTGCAGTATCTTGGTCAGCTTTTGTGGCATTTGATTCTGGCGCAGTAACCATTTCCTCACCTTCACCTTGCAATTTCCTTGCTTCCGCTTCtctcttttctctttgtcTTCTTCCACCTCTTTTACGACCTTTCTTTACTGAGACAAATCCATCATCTACTCCAGTACTTTTCTCCATTAGTTTCTCCTGTGCATCTTTTTCTTGGCCCTCTAAGACTTCACCGGGGAAACTTCTCAACTTTCCTCCACTTTGTATCTCCAATTCATAGGCCAATGCAATAATGTGCAAGTCATTAACTGACAAGACACCGTAGTCACCAGTGAGTTTAGAAAACTTGATCACCTTGTCAATATTACTCTGTGAAGGTTGTTTAATCTTTAATTGATCTCCCCAAAGCACCAATTGTTGACGTGCATATTCATCTTTTAATTCGGAGTGGACACCAGGTGTGGTATAGAACTCTTGTGCGTATTGTTGCAAAGTAGTCGCCGGTTGTGTGATCAATGGACCAGCATCCAAAATCACTGTTTTCACATGTTTAGTTGTAGACATCGTGCAGAGATGATGGTATGAATCTTTTATGTCATGGtgcaaaaataaattttacAAGATGAGATCTGTATATGCAGGAATTTCACAAAGGAAAATGCTACCTACGCCGTTTCCACAAGCTCCACCAAACATAGCCAATCTTCAAATCACGCAGCCATATTGTGGATTTCACTTGgctttgattgaaattcagGGTCCATAAGGCATTCTCAATGTCGGAAGGACATTCAGACATTCAAAAACTAACGGTCGGTCATCTTTCGTTTGCAATACAAGAATCCGCTTATCTTTCTACATTCTACTCAATCAATCACTTATCTCAGCTAAATGTACTCATGCATGAGAACGATGTGCACATATCTTAGATCTATTGACACTTGTTTGTCTTTATTTGGAGTCAAAAGTGTCAGCGCGGATAAACAGCAAACAATGCGTACTtatttttctattgttctCATCCGTTCCGCTTTCTATGCATAACCACCTTTCCCCAGTTAATTTAATCGAAAACAATGAATTGGTTAGTGCCCCTCTGTGATTTTAGTATTTTATATCCGCGGCCGTTttaaaaaagaaggagGCATTTATTTAAATACCTTCGAGTCTCCtgaatttctttgaaatcGCAACTGCTTTCTTTTACATTGAAAACACATCCACTACTACAATGCCTCAAGAAGATAAAATTACTGTTTACTGGTTAGCTCACTCCAGGGCTCAAAGAATTGTGTGGTTGTTGGAGGAATTGGGATTGGAATATAACTTGCACATGGAGGATCGTGTTCAAATGGTTAGAGCCCCAGAAAGCTACAAAAAGTACCATCCATTAGGTAAAACTCCAGTTGTTCACATTGAAAAGCCTGATGGCACTATTAAGAAATTTGCTGAATCAGGATTCATCACTCAATATTTGATTGAACACTACGATACCACTGGTAAATTTAAACCAGCTACTGAGGACGATAAGGACTTGATTGACTACTTCAACCATTACTCTGAGGGTACTATTCAACCATTGTTGGTTGGTTTGTTGGTTAACAACGTTGCAGGAAAGTCGGTTCCATTCCCTGTGAGTTTGTTGGTGAAAACAGTCGTTGGTAAAATAGATCAAGGTTATTACCAACCAGAAACTGAAAAGAATGTGAAATACTTAAATGACTTCTTAAAAGCTCAACATGCTAAAGGCAGAAAATGGTTTGTTGGCGATAAGATTTCTGCTGCTGATATTATGTTGTCATTCCCAATTCAAAGTGTGATTACTTCGGACAGAGGTGCAACTAGCAAACCAGTCAAAGAGAGCTATCCTGATGTTTACCAATACTTCCAGGACATTACTTCAGAGCCAGCATGGATTAGAGCTGCTGAGAAGGTGAAAGGCTATGACCACGTTGTCATCAATGGTAAGTTGTAAAAATAAACATTGCTAAAAATAGGAGATCAACTGCATATGCCAGGTTGTTTATATTGGATTTAATTGATTCCCTTGTTCACTATCATTGATTATACTTCTCTTGCTGTATTCATTGCTTATCTCTATGTCTAAGTCAATCTTGACAGCGTTATGCGTATGAAATATTGCATTTCAGATACGGCGCGTATGCATGAAACAATTAagcttttttcttttctattGCTATCCGTCCGGGTTTTACCACTTCattaaacaatgaaaaacaCTTAACTCCGGGTAACTCTAGTACTACTATCCGCCGTGCTTCACAAATCTCCAGTGTAATGTAAATATTGAGGACTCTCCTGAACCCcgtcaacaacaatttcaaccactttcttttccttctaCGTACAACGTACACCAATATACATAATGGCTCAAGAAGATAAAATCACACTTTTCTGGTTACCACATTCCAGAGCTCAAAGAATTGTGTGGTTGTTGGAGGAATTGGGATTGGAATATAACTTGCATATGGAGGAACGTATTCAAGATGTTAGGGCACCagaaagtttcaaaaaatatCACCCATTGGGAAAAACACCTATTCTTCATGTCGAGAAGCCTGATGGAACGATTAAGAAATTTGCTGAATCGGGATTCATAGTCCAGTATTTGATCGAACATTACGATACAACAGGTAAGTTCAACCCAACAACCGACGACGACAAAGATTTAATTGAATACTTTCTCCATTATTCAGAAGGTACCCTTCAACCTTTGTTGGTTGGTTTGTTGGTTAACAACGTTGCTGCAAAATCTGTTTCTTTCCCCATCAGTTTGTTGGTGAGAACAGTCGTTGGAAAGATCAACCTGGGATATTACGCTCCTGAAGCTGAAAAAAATGTGAAGTACTTAAATGACTTCTTAAAAGCTCAACATGCTAAAGGTAGAAAATGGTTTGTTGGAAATAAGATTTCTGCTGCTGATATTATGTTGTCATTCCCGGTTCAAAAGGtaattgttgcaaatggTGGTGCAACTGTTAAACCAATTAAAGAAAGCTATCCTGACATGTATCAATACTTCCAATTTATAACCTCGGAACCAGCATGGATCAGAGCTGCGGAAAAGGTTAATGGACACGATCATGTTGTCATCAATGGCAAAATTTAATCACCGGTCTGAGAGATTGTTTTGTAGTTTGAAAATAGAGTTTAAATACGCTCGTCAATAAATGTGTTTAATATATGTAAGTTATGACTGTGTTTGGTACTGCGGAATTTGCAATCACTTTCTGATTCGTATCACTAAATTTATTAATTCCAACGGCgttaaaaaaaaaatattagTGGCGCATGCCCCTGCATAgcaaacaaaatatttccACTTACCCCAATTTATTGCTCTTACCACTAGAATCTACTTCTAAACCCAGCAATTACCATGCCTCAAGAAGATAGAATCACTGTTCACTGGTACGTATTCAAACATCTTGTCCCTCAATGAATACAATACTAACCTTTTTTACCCCAGGTTGAACTTCTCCCGAGCCCAAAGAATTCTTTGGTTGTTAGACGAATTGAACTTATCGTATGACTTGAAAGTTTATGAAAGAACCAAAGAATACAGAGCCCCTAAAGAGTTGGAACAGGTCCATCCTTTGGGGAAGTCCccagttgttgaaatcaccAAACCTGATGGTGAAGTGATTCAACTTGCTGAATCTGGGTGGATTGTCCAATACTTGATTGACAACTATGACACGGAAGGAAAGCTTAAACCAGCTACTATCCAAGATAGTAATAAAGTTAATTACTTTCTCCATTATTCTGAGGGAACTTTCCAACCGTTGTTAGTTGGGTTGTTGGTCAATCAAATGGCAACTAAAGTCCCACCATTTCCAGCCAATTGGATTGCTGGTGCTGTTGTCAAGGGAATCAATGCCAAATATTATGGCCCcgaattggaaaagaatttgaaatactTGAATGGCATTGCTGCCGCTCAACATTCCAACGGCAGTAAGTACTTGGTGGGAAACAAATTGTCTGGTGCTGATATCATATTGAGCTTCCCAATCGTTTCCATTTTTACTACAGGTAGAGGCTTACGCCCAAGTGTTGTCGATGAATTTCCTGAATTGCACAAgtattatcaaaatttgagTCAGGAAAAGAGTTTGAAGAATGCCAATGAAAAGATTGCTCAATATGAACGTAATCCACTCAAGTTGTAGCTGGCTTTTGTTTAGTTAGTCTGATAATTTTTAAATTAACTCATTGTCTTTCCAACTTTCCTTAGATTCTCCACAAATTGGTGCGataatttttgaaaaaatctAAACTTTGTAGTAAATGCCaaataaaattaaaatatCTTTGTCAACTCTAGATAAAAGGATAAGAAGCTATTGCTACTGCTAGAGCTATGCACCCTCACAAATCGACAATAAATAGAACCGAAAGCATCAATTAATTTTGTAGATGTTGTTCGTCTCTGAACATGGACATTAATCCGTTCTGTGACTTACTGCCGTGATTTTTGTTCTACACaactcaatttcattttagGATAACGTTTTCGAAATTAGGTCCCGACCCCACTCTCACTCACCTCCCTTTGTTTGTCGTATATCTGCATCAAGGACATTTAATGCCTTGTTGTCTAtggattttgaagatatgGCACAAAACCCAATTTAGTGGCTTACTTTCCTAATAAGGTAAAACATGAAATACGAGGTACACAAAAATACTTTAAATTTCCACGTAAAGCTTGTCTTGTCACAAGATTCTTACTTTCATCATATCTGGACATTCCGAATAGGGTATCAAGTTCATTTGTGTCATCGGTAAGTCCATGTACCGTAAATAATAAAACTACCGGACCAAATCTTATAAATATAGAGGTACCGTCCgtgttttatttgtttgtttgtttttatttaCACGCAAACTTTCACAAACAAACATTAATACCCGTTTATCTAAAAGAATGACTATGGCACATCAACCAGGACACCCAGAAGACAGATTTATCTTACATTGGTATGTACTAGACTCACGGAACATATGTTGACCGTCACTAACTTTTTTACTCCAGGCTTGATGATTCTCGTGCACAAAGGATACTATGGTTATTGGAAATTCTACAACTCGATTACGAAGTTAAAATATATTTGAGACATCCAGAGACTTGGCGTGGTCCAGTTCAGTTATTTGACGCACACCCAACAGGAAAAGCACCAGTTTTGGAGATCATATTTGGCGATGGAAGGCCCAGTATGAAACTTGCCGAAAGTGGATTTATAATGCAATACTTGTTACGATTTTATGACCCTAACTATATCTTGAACCCCACTGATCTTAACGAGCAATTGGAAGTTGATTACTGGCTACACTTTAGTGAAGGATCATTACAACATCTTAATATGACATTATTGATAAACTCAGTGGCAAGGCATATCGCCCCATTTGGTCTAAAAGGAATGGCTAAGTTAGTTACAAAGGGATTAAATAATGGATTCTACATTCACGAATGGAGATTGTGTATGCAATATTTGGATGACAGATTGGCACAAAATGGAACTGGCTTCTTTGTAGGTAATAAGTTGACGGCCGCTGATGTTATATTGAGTTTTCCCgtgtttgaaaatgtatttgataatttggATGGAGTTAGAGAGATTACTCATGACAAACGAGATTTGAGGAAAGTATGGCCAAATTTAGCCAAGTGGAGTAGGATGATCAAGAACAT is a genomic window containing:
- a CDS encoding Irs4 protein, encoding MIFRAGDFEKKINTTSAILCIYSSMSNANNAANIAALAAFNAGKKKDVGNAATTTSRLSGSQSQNKSQTHMQQPQPKRNTTQKNITTKKPENTSTDASSQASLQPAYSPIQRPQSHDFALDNKDRASSGHHMPDYFTQTPRQVSRRHSAKSPHYSPMLSPQSPRDMISSVRSSIDSKAINNDANSKRLSLDYSPQEMLKTLKESLNRKSQAQNIPKMMDARGQTILDGVRERIDDNMKETSHNLANLSLKQYEWSKSHSDAELGNTRGVNDSQSSFETCMTDVDPRMNLKRQSTPNNAHGVRIDVTDHDAEVSKGQSETNDAAIRVPVPAPESDALSVADTFHSPSTNKGARRKPPPPSDEESDTIARHTTSDTDNNDDMHFNSSDGLSGDELRKQMQLNGVSMDTFSSGEVMIPPDDMASFTDNEESDPPREIKVKDTKFPQFPDVRKHHQHLFGMRRHRLKEGDKYHRYDSGANSDDELSESSSQLTAAAPLPQQQIQVQGHANTSKGSSQPVKFKATMRKTNKRKDRKTKFDELKPWKTHDELNFPTEHERKRYEGVWVSNKGLYMNLVVTRLTGVDYDRVDGEKPTAEHDDSMKAALISTNVIQPDAKDDGSDKNDSKKGSLEDEAPLSKAEEAANKLHSLENADPNQLILSAVVKRIWNRSRLPSDILEQIWNLVDFRRDGSLNKNEFLVGMWLVDQCLYGRKLPKKVESIVWDSLGGIGVNVNLNSRRWK
- a CDS encoding Hbr3 protein; the protein is MSTTKHVKTVILDAGPLITQPATTLQQYAQEFYTTPGVHSELKDEYARQQLVLWGDQLKIKQPSQSNIDKVIKFSKLTGDYGVLSVNDLHIIALAYELEIQSGGKLRSFPGEVLEGQEKDAQEKLMEKSTGVDDGFVSVKKGRKRGGRRQREKREAEARKLQGEGEEMVTAPESNATKADQDTAATSKEDKDESGNLLLETSESETQKDTNNYEAFQEINEEYNDSDDDGDWITPDNLRDEFIKDQNEQIQDTPIENKLINVALATGDFACQNVSIQLGINLLNTMSGKQIKRVRNYMYRCHACFRLTPINKDGKPKHFCPKCGGDTLLRCAVSVDNKTGKITPHLKANFQWIKRGERYSLPSPLSKNQQRLQGKGGYQHNKENRHKSQQNPLILREDQKEYQQALKNDEWERRQNEKMLQDWIGGGSADNYVSPFGTVNTIRPSGVRVGKGRYVNSSKGKSK
- a CDS encoding Gtt12 protein (S. cerevisiae homolog GTT1 has glutathione peroxidase activity, glutathione transferase activity and has role in glutathione metabolic process), encoding MPQEDKITVYWLAHSRAQRIVWLLEELGLEYNLHMEDRVQMVRAPESYKKYHPLGKTPVVHIEKPDGTIKKFAESGFITQYLIEHYDTTGKFKPATEDDKDLIDYFNHYSEGTIQPLLVGLLVNNVAGKSVPFPVSLLVKTVVGKIDQGYYQPETEKNVKYLNDFLKAQHAKGRKWFVGDKISAADIMLSFPIQSVITSDRGATSKPVKESYPDVYQYFQDITSEPAWIRAAEKVKGYDHVVINGKL
- a CDS encoding Gtt1 glutathione S-transferase, which encodes MAQEDKITLFWLPHSRAQRIVWLLEELGLEYNLHMEERIQDVRAPESFKKYHPLGKTPILHVEKPDGTIKKFAESGFIVQYLIEHYDTTGKFNPTTDDDKDLIEYFLHYSEGTLQPLLVGLLVNNVAAKSVSFPISLLVRTVVGKINSGYYAPEAEKNVKYLNDFLKAQHAKGRKWFVGNKISAADIMLSFPVQKVIVANGGATVKPIKESYPDMYQYFQFITSEPAWIRAAEKVNGHDHVVINGKI
- a CDS encoding glutathione S-transferase, which produces MPQEDRITVHWLNFSRAQRILWLLDELNLSYDLKVYERTKEYRAPKELEQVHPLGKSPVVEITKPDGEVIQLAESGWIVQYLIDNYDTEGKLKPATIQDSNKVNYFLHYSEGTFQPLLVGLLVNQMATKVPPFPANWIAGAVVKGINAKYYGPELEKNLKYLNGIAAAQHSNGSKYLVGNKLSGADIILSFPIVSIFTTGRGLRPSVVDEFPELHKYYQNLSQEKSLKNANEKIAQYERNPLKL
- a CDS encoding Gtt13 glutathione S-transferase, giving the protein MTMAHQPGHPEDRFILHWLDDSRAQRILWLLEILQLDYEVKIYLRHPETWRGPVQLFDAHPTGKAPVLEIIFGDGRPSMKLAESGFIMQYLLRFYDPNYILNPTDLNEQLEVDYWLHFSEGSLQHLNMTLLINSVARHIAPFGLKGMAKLVTKGLNNGFYIHEWRLCMQYLDDRLAQNGTGFFVGNKLTAADVILSFPVFENVFDNLDGVREITHDKRDLRKVWPNLAKWSRMIKNIPSYKKVNQIMDEEVEDLIALNPKFDYAKQN